The Pseudomonas parafulva genome includes a window with the following:
- a CDS encoding oxidative damage protection protein yields MTRTVMCRKYNEELPGLDRPPYPGAKGQDIFDHISQKAWTDWQKHQTMLINEKRLNMMNGEDRKFLQAEMDKFFAGEEYAQAEGYVPPSQ; encoded by the coding sequence ATGACCCGCACCGTGATGTGCCGCAAGTACAACGAAGAACTGCCCGGCCTGGACCGCCCACCCTATCCGGGGGCCAAGGGCCAGGACATCTTCGATCACATCTCGCAGAAGGCTTGGACCGACTGGCAGAAGCACCAGACCATGCTGATCAACGAAAAGCGCCTGAACATGATGAATGGCGAGGACCGCAAATTCCTCCAGGCCGAGATGGACAAGTTTTTCGCCGGCGAAGAATACGCCCAGGCAGAAGGCTACGTCCCGCCCTCGCAGTGA
- the ppk2 gene encoding polyphosphate kinase 2 has protein sequence MSEDAPLQTPPPLENAAPKAKPRTRRPRPRKPEPAITAISQAPAALEVATAPKGSSEDSTSARLPLGYPYPQRLRRQEYERAKHALQIELLKVQSWVKETGQRVVILFEGRDAAGKGGTIKRFMEHLNPRGARIVALEKPSEQEKGQWYFQRYVQHLPTAGEMVFFDRSWYNRAGVEKVMDFCSPLQYLEFMRQAPDLERMLCNSGILLFKYWFSVNREEQLRRFISRRDDPLKHWKLSPIDIKSLDKWDDYTAAKEAMFFHTDTADAPWTVIKSDDKKRARINCIRHFLHSLDYPDKDLSVAYAPDPLLVGRASRGFEEDDAIAS, from the coding sequence ATGAGCGAAGACGCCCCTCTCCAGACTCCCCCTCCCCTCGAGAACGCTGCCCCCAAGGCCAAGCCGCGCACTCGCCGCCCCCGCCCGCGCAAACCCGAACCTGCCATCACCGCGATCAGCCAGGCGCCCGCCGCATTGGAAGTCGCCACCGCCCCCAAGGGCAGCAGCGAAGACAGCACATCGGCGCGCTTGCCATTAGGCTACCCCTACCCGCAGCGCTTGCGTCGACAAGAGTACGAAAGGGCCAAGCACGCCCTGCAGATCGAGTTGCTCAAGGTGCAAAGCTGGGTGAAAGAAACAGGTCAGCGGGTGGTGATTCTGTTCGAGGGGCGGGACGCTGCAGGCAAGGGCGGGACCATCAAGCGGTTCATGGAGCATCTGAACCCCCGGGGCGCTCGCATCGTTGCGCTGGAAAAGCCGTCGGAGCAGGAGAAAGGCCAGTGGTACTTCCAGCGCTATGTGCAGCACCTGCCCACGGCGGGAGAAATGGTGTTCTTCGACCGCTCCTGGTACAACCGCGCCGGCGTCGAGAAGGTGATGGATTTCTGCTCGCCCCTTCAGTACCTGGAGTTCATGCGCCAGGCGCCGGACCTTGAGCGGATGCTGTGCAACAGCGGCATCCTGCTGTTCAAGTACTGGTTTTCGGTGAACCGCGAAGAACAACTGCGCCGTTTCATCTCGCGCCGTGACGACCCCCTCAAGCACTGGAAACTGTCGCCCATCGACATCAAGTCCCTGGACAAGTGGGACGACTACACCGCCGCCAAGGAGGCCATGTTCTTCCATACCGACACCGCCGACGCGCCGTGGACGGTGATCAAGTCTGATGACAAGAAGCGTGCGCGCATCAACTGTATCCGCCACTTCCTGCATTCGCTGGACTACCCGGACAAGGACTTGAGCGTGGCCTACGCGCCGGACCCTCTGCTGGTCGGCCGGGCATCGCGCGGGTTCGAGGAGGACGACGCCATCGCCAGTTGA